ATACACATTTTGTCGACGATATGAGCTTATGTTTAGCTGTTGAATTAAATTTTTCAAATGTTTAGAAAATATTTCTTAACGTAACTGTTGAAAGTGTTTAGTAACTGAAAAATTAATGATTACAATAGTAGTGCGAAATTGAAGGCAAAAAGTAAGAGAAACAAGTGAAAATAAAGGCTGAATGATCCAAAATCCAAGGTTTGAGTACAGATAAAGAGTAAATGAATTTTCAGACATACTAATCAAAGTATTCAACCGTTGTCTCACGGATTTCAATTAAGAAACCTGTAACTCTCTCTGCATAGTTGATACCAGAACCCTGACTTCGAAAACTGATGTGATGTTTCAATGTGACTTTTCTTCACCTCTATCTAATCCAAATCATTCGTTACTCATTTTATCAAATTATAAACATCAATTAGTTAATTAAAATGAACATCTGGGAAGTGTTGTGAGTTGATAACACAGTAAATGCTTCGAGTCATCATTAAGCAGTCTGTATTTAATAAACTAGATAAATAAGTTTCTTTCAATTCTAGTTAATGTGTAACTCTCTTCAgttttgaaaagaaatattgagcgaacaaacagaTTATATTCTCACTATTCACTGTGAAATAATATCTATCTTCTGTGTCGTttaaactttattatttatttatttaaacacataaacgttGGTACAAggggaggcaccaaatagatatgcatcACATAAATCATCCGATTTGTGTAAGAGCTGAGATACTGCTCGGgagcccaaaccgaagcagatggtttactTAGGAGGCCACTTTCCGAGCCGTCGACctagaggtctgatccacaaggcagtggagcaacgtcaggagatgcagtcccacgatagccggtgaccaacagtaagttcatacgccatttatcttctcaggatcctggagcccatgtgcaccattggtttggaatcagggttttccaactcccctaggtggaccctccatatccaccaacccagttacgGCTCCGAACATTCgcctttcatcctctcaattttgtaaacaacacctcggccgcgagaaggcagtgggtaggagTTTCGTGACAGTGGCTgtgtatacgcatggccatgtgagagcattttgaaagGGAGAACTGACTCTCttcaccctcgaccgtaccaggcaTTTTAACTACACTGTATTGTGGTCTGCTCATACATTACTTCTGTCTTAAAAGTTGCTAACTGAAGATTATTATACACAATTAAGACGATAATGCTACCTCATAGGCACGCTGTCAACAATCAACATATTTTGCTTCTTTTGTTGACTTTTTATTTTGCAATTATGTTTAgtattatatgtatatgttttaTGGAAGTCTTCTGATCTATTTATATGATGCTACTctgttttcaaatatatatatatatatatatatatatatatatatatatatatcatacttAATCGTTTGTATACTCTTTCTGATTAAAATTGCAGATGTGTGCCAAAAAGTTGTTTAATTACCTTCGGATAGGTCCATATCCTCCTGATGGACATCGTTCGTATGAAATGGATACGGAAGAAACAGCTTCTTCTTTTGTCAATAATCGTCACAAATCAGATTTCCATACTAGTGGAGACATTGATTCTCGTTCTAGTGGAGCTGTTTGGCCAAAAGGAGCTCGTGTTTTGTCTCTTGCACTAAAAAACGAGGATGATAGTCGAAAGTCAATGGTGACTGCTGTTCAACTGGACTGTAATGGTGAGGTTGTTGATTTTCTTCATTTCCATGGTCTTTTGGTATCTCGTCGTGCTCCAGAAGACATGAAAAAACTTAAGGTATGATTTCCAATATTTTTAAATActattatgaataaaattatttgtttcgTGATTTACTGTGATTATAGCGCATTGCGTCATAAAAACGTACGTACTTGAGattctttatttatatatttgtaaatttaGGAAGAAGATATGCAACGTCTTTCAACATTTATGGTAAAACACAAACCTCAAGTTTGCGTAATCGGGTGCGATTGCAGAAAGGCATTGTTTTTGCAGGAAGACATTCAAAATCTTGTAAACGAATTAGCAAATGAAAGACGTCTACTCCGTATTCATGTTGAATTGATGGAAACAGAACTCTCTATTGTTTTTGCTCTTTCTTCTCGTGCCTCATTTGATTTACCCATATCTTACCCTTTACTTCTTCGTCAAGCCATTTCTTTGGGAAGGCGTCTGCAGGACCCTTTATTCGAATTCGCCCAACTAGTAACTATTGAGAATGAAATTCTGGGTATCAGATGGCATCCACTACAAGATTCTCTTCCTCGTGATATGTTACTTCGGGCATTGGAGATAGAATTCATTAATCGAGTGAACGAGGTTGGAGTTGATGTGAATCGTTGTTTGTCTCACCCCCATACTGCTGGAGTTATTCAGTTTATTTCAGGACTTGGACCTCGCAAGGGCCTACACATGTTGAAGGTAATTTTTTGAACTAAAACGTTTTAATGATAAAAGACTACATCGGGGAAACCTTTTATCCTGGCAACATTATTAAGCCCACTCATTATGGAGAGAGTTAAGAGGTAGTTTATCATATGAACTATCCATAAAATAGGTGCCACATGAATGTGTGTCCGTCAGTCTACTTGATACCAGGAAATAGGTTTTGTCAGTTGTATATTCTCGTTCTTTCGACGTAGGTCACTGTGCACCACTTTTTTGACGATATGGATTAGAATGTAAATCGAAAAAATAGCTCGAATTTCTCATACTTGGTTAGCTAACTACTCAGTCTCGTTGTTATGATCGTCCACAGTTATCTACAAAGACGGACAAATCAGCTCAAAGAAATTATAGATCAGAAACTTATGCTCGACATAGGATTCATCGTTGCTTTAATTCAACTATGTATTTAAATGTCTCATCATAATGTATTAAAAACTTCCACTCCTTGTGACTGATAAAACTGGCCTACATGCAGTATGACATATATTTTTGTGCATTTTGGTAAGTGTAGGTAAGCGTCGATTTAATAGTGTACAATGATATCAAGGTTACTTGTATTCTTGAATTTGGAGGTAAGTGAAGATCTAAACTACTTTATCTACCTGGTTCCTTTTTCCTTTATTGTTCTCCAGGATCAGTTCACCGTCGAAATGATTGTTGGTCTTCTGATTGACGAGACTGCTTTATTTTAGttaatttttgtgttttttcttACAAACTTGAATGGTCGATATCCACTTGGAAAGACTATTTTAATCCTCATATCTTAGCTAATTAGTAGTGATTTGTTCGTAGAAACATATAAAGAGAGACTATTAGATCAACTGCTTTTTCGTACCTGAATTTCTCAGTATCTATAAATGTTGTATGAATAATgctaatatttcatttaaaattatgaCCGTATGATTAAAAATTAGCGGATCATAGCTGGTCGCCTGAGCCTCTTTTCAGTATGCTCTATTAATTGTTGAATCTGATTGTTTTCAACATAGGTTTATTGCTTCGTAACTAGAATCAGCCTAACCGCCTATCTTCAGTCAAGTGAGAACTATACATACCATGATATTTTTAAAGTCTCTTTGAGTTCATATTATCAACCTATGATAGTGTTTATCACACAAAAATATATTGAACTGACTACAACTGAGCCATTTTCTCTACTTATGGTGCCCACAATCAGTCAAAACGAGTCTCATGTGTCGATCAATTCAAATGGATTTGTGGAGATCTATTGTCCTTTTTCAAGTTCTGATTATTTTCGTACACACCTTTCCATTATGTCTTTTCTAACCGTATTGCCAATGCTCAGTCTTTCTCTTTATCATTAATACTACATTATTTCGACCTCTTTCTGTAGTAATCTTGGTGTTTTTATCTTATCACGCTAATGTGGTGTGGCGAGTTTGGTCGATACAAATTAGTATCTGGCTCTACGTTGATAATGACTTCCCTAGTTCTTGTAATTGATTAGTTAACATTTTCTGTCCCATATGAGGATTTCAAATGACAGGGCACTTTACAAATGATATCTATTTCCATGTTATTACCTTTTCCGTAATAAACCGcttgtattttattatcattagttgTAACACTTTTTTTTCACGTAATATACACTACTTTTGTCATTTTATGGATGAAAAAATATCATTGTGCTTCTCACACAGTCATTACATCTCATAACGATGATCGTTATAACTTGTGGTCTTGTGCCCCTTTCAATGTACGACGTAATTATGCCGCCAAtcagagaacagtgaattatcgaccggaccaatgacgcataaaacccGTACGAGTCCTAATCGGTCCTTCTTCTTGTTTAACCTTacctgttgagtccagaacaccaataacagcctctgcgatatgaatcatgtatttcaaacatactgggtttatatacaaaaaagacagaccacatcgtaccataaaataggaaataacatttgtataagatGTAACCAAAAGTGTCTCTGAATGTGGGAGATAATAATTGATAGACTCAAGAAtggtgaatcgtataataatagtctataggccaaaatgaagcttataataagaggaacatgaatatacaTAGTTTAGCTAATTGATAATCATACAGTAAGATTATATGTATCGTATTGGTTCATTAATAGTTCTCAAAGGTCACCGTTCATAATTCTCGTTGGGATATAACAATGATGTTTTCAAAATCACTTATCCTTTGGTTTCCAAAATTTTATACGTTTAATAGCATTTACGGCGAGACTAAAGTATACTGCcgaaccaatcagaagctttcgcgggttttcaaggtcacggcgctaagttcagTACTTGATGCTTGCGTACGATCGGTTTGCAGcagattttagggaagacgtgataattcagcgtctacaagagaagtgatcataagattttggcgcgaaattcaattatctatttggataaatagagttttggcattatagctgatgtcagttcgtgatgaaaaccttaaatataattcctagccttaatcatgaactgttaatcataatttgaattcttcttacaggtttataaccctcatttggtcttagttattatttgacactctcagagtcactctagcgtcgctcaaaggtcgtccataaattatagtctcacccttaaccctaaaccctaactctaaaccttaactctaaccgtaaaccataccaatatactaacattattgaagctatgtggtcaaagctaaaagaatttttgagaccttatcatggtttcagaggtcgactaccatggagccatatggatgtgttcctgtaccgtatgcactatgattttagaacttctgaacctatatctgaccttgagaagtttttgagtcatataaaagaacagtatcccctctaatttttgagttttgtataatatatttttactgtatactaactgtcttctgattggctaatatttctcaaggtcatttaagattcgttcaaaggtcggcagtatagtttagtctcgcccaTTTTCCAGTAACAAGTTATGCGTAAGTTGAAAGATTTATATATTTAAGGTGCGAGCTTAAGTTTTAAAGCACTTGCTTTTCGGCTCTTAGGTTTCATGACCAAGTTTTGGTTTAGGGAGCCTTATGATATATCTAGCTATCACAGAAAAGGTTTAGTTTGAAGCCGATTATATCAAACGTATAGTTACTTAATGTTACGTTTTTAGATTTATATGTAATTTTCAGCTAGGGACTCGTAATTATGTCTATATTTCTTATTACAgtgtaaaataatcaaaatattcagTAATTATTGAGTCACTGTTTCTATATAAAAGCTGATCTTAGTCTTGTGCATGCTTTCTAAATCAggatttgtttcattttagaAGTTGTTTGAAACATTTACCGTTGTTTTGGAGGTTTTAATCGTCAACATTATATTTTGCTCCGTTTCACTATAGATCCTAAAGCACAAAAAAACTCATCTAACCAATCGTATGCAATTAGTAACAATGATTGAATTTGGTCCACGGGTTGTAATTAATTGTGCTGGCTTCATCAAGATCGATACTTCATCGGTACGTGATCTAGATGCAGATGATGTAGATCTACTGGATTCTACTAGAGTGCATCCTGAAAGTTATGATCTAGCCAAAAAAATGGCTGTCGATGCTCTAGAATATGATGATACTGAGGAATGTGATCCAACAGTTGCGTTGGAAGAGATAGTACACaggtatatatatttttttactcAAATTGTAAAATGTTTACTTTGAATATGTGGAGATAGGCACGACAAAATAATACTACTCTGTATCATTAACTTGACCATCATATTTCGTGTTAGCATATCCGAAAAACGAACAAATCGTTAATTCTTATTTCTTTGACTGTTTCCATGCTTATCTGTGTTGTACGACTAAGTGTATACGAATTTGCAATTTTCCGTGTTGAAACGGGTTTAATTTCAATATAAGTTGTTGATTAAAAGCCGTTAGTAAATTCGACTTCAGTTTGAAGTCTCTACTTAATAATAAAGCATTTCTACTTAATAATAAAGCATTTCCCCTATTCTGATTAGTGTTTATCTATTTAGTGAATCGCTTTCCACTTACTTTCggtatgattatatatatatatatatatatatatatatatgtcataaaTTTTACGAAACGCTTAAGTTTTGAAATACTGACTTTATTTTCTATCTACATTTCACTAATGGGAATGTTAGGTCCTAAAGAAGCCTCTTACTCGCTTAttattttgtcatttttatcTTGTAGGTCTAAATTATTTTTTGCTGAAAGACTTCCTATAGATTAGAGTTATCTTCAAGTGTTTGCCATTATAACGTAGTTTGATATGCTGGATAAAAAGTGGAAATATAACAAGCGTTGAGGCTTTTGATgaaatgttttataaaaatGACATTTCAACATGTAGCAATCATCCATTAATGAAATTAGAATAAGTGATCGAAAGTACTATGTATGATGTACTTGCTGAACGTTGGAGGTAATCTCAACCTCCCATAGAAGctattctttatttttaaagaTGCTATTTTCTTGTTGGTCCGTGGCTCTTTTAGTCTCCTAAATGTTTCTTCAATTTCCGTTGTACATGTATGGATACACGTGTGTTGCTTACTTGAAAGTCATTCTTTGGTCTGTCCCAATAAACCTACCTTATAAGATTTGTCTTCTGGAGTAACGGTGGCTAGAAGGAAAAGAGGAATTGTGGTATCCAGGTACTAAAACAAAGCCAGGGGTTTTTGACGTAATTTTAAGGTACATCAGTCATGCGTGTCTATTAGTTGTTGTTTGTCAATGGGTAACAGTACAACTATTTTAATCAACATTGTATTGTCACATTCATTGTTTCGCTTCTAattatcaaatttatttttatgatacGACGATATTGGACATCTGCTCAACACACATTCGTTCGCttattaaaaaatgaatttttgtACACAAAACACACAACGTACACCTGTTGTAGAATATGGAGCAATCCTTAAGTCAATGCTATATGCTTTGATATTATGATTCGGCTCTTGACTTTTCATTTATAATCATATTTATCATGTTTTAACCTACTTCTTGGCTCATGAGAATACgtcatttttattgtttccaCTGTCAATCTTGCATACTCTCTATCATTTGTGTTAAACACTGTTTATTTACCGATTTGGTTGTTCAGAGTTTTCTCatatttcttttgtatttcagtCCTGCACGTTTACGTGAACTTGATTTAGATGCTTTCGCAGAAGAACTAAAACGACAAGAACATGGAGACAAACATATCACCTTGTATGATATTCGAAAAGAACTGAATAATCGTTATCGAGACTATCGAGAAGCATATCAATCTGCTAATCCAGAAAGTATTTTCAGTATGGTCACACATGAAACACCTGAAACTTTACATGTCGGTCGTTTAGTTGAATGTCGTGTGTTATCTGTTGCTACTAGACGACCACGACCTGAACAATTAGACAATGCAAATCCaacaaaaaatgaaattaaCGGTTTATGGATGTGCCCATTTTGTCAACAAGATAACTTCCAACTACTCAATCACGTAATGTTTTGaatcaaattttaatttatatatgcacttaactttatatattttcattatatacCAATTTGATTTGTATAATTTCTTGGTCAttggttttattatttatattttaggtTTGGAGTCattttgataataatgaatGTCCTGGACAACCAGTTGGATTAAGAGTTCAACTAGACAATGGAATTGATGGATTTATACCATTAAAGTTTATGGATTCTCCAGATAAATTATTTGAACGAACTCAACCGGGTTCTCTTGTACAATGTCGAGTAACTAAAATCGACATAACAAGATTTAATGTGGAGCTCACTTGCAAGTCAGCGGAATTAAAGGTATGTTTCagtgaatatttaagtgttaGATTTCTCAGGTAGTATTAGAATATGTTTATGTTTCAGATAAAAGCGTCTCCTACTAAAAATTTTTTGCAAAATCCTGCTTTTTATGATTTAAGTTTTTCCTCAAAACTTGGTTCAAGTCAATTTGTTTCCTACTTTTATAGGATGAACGTCATATATGGCGTCCACGTCAAGATGCTTTTTatgattttgaaaaagaagaaaaagatcTACGCTCTGAAGCAGAAGCGATGGCTAAAGCTAAGGCTAAAACTAATCCATACATGTCTCGTTTGATATTTCATCcgtattttaaaaatattagcTATGATCATTTGGCTGCAATGGAGCCGGAATTAGAGCCTGGTGCAATTATTATTCGTCCAAGTAGAAAGGTAGATGATAGTAATGTATTATTttactctcaatttcgtaaatccgaaatttgtatatttgaaataagtgaataatatcAATAAAGATGTACTTATTTCTATGCATGATGGAATTTTTAAGTGGTTTAGTTTGTACTATGCCCGGAAGTAGCGTTTCTCTTTTACCGTCGATAATTCTTAATTAGTAAAATATATACTCTAAAATATTATTACTCAATGCACACCCATTTACTGAGATGATCAAGTCGGTACTACAATAACGAAGTGAGTTAAACGGATAGAGCGAGTTTATGAGTAACCAACGTTAATTTTGGGAGACTTGTAGTTTATGGCTGCAGTAAAACGTGAAATATCAGTATGAAAGAATATTTTGTTGAAAGGCCTAATTCTAATAATATATGTGGATATAATGTCTCTACAATTTCACCAGCGAACTGTTATATGATATCAATTGTGGTGAATTGTTCCAGATTCTAGGATGTTTACTTGTGAACCAATCTAAATGAGTGGATCTCTGATGAAAAATCTACACTTTTGATATTGAGTTACAATTACTGTAACTTGAGAATTGTGGGAATTAGATTGTATTACTGAGTGCAAAAGATAATTTATTTAGCATGTTGgagaaaaaaatgatgagatttAGCTCAAGCTACCGCTTCCGAAAATTGTTAAGTCCTAGCTTAGTACATCTGGATTTTTAGTTTAAGATACAGTTACTCCTAAGAATACAAAGCGTAAAGCTTGCCTTTAATAggaacactactcacaacaaaAGTATAGTGTTCTAGTAGGAGTCAAACACATACTTTCTACAATAAAATACATGAGATGTTTTTGTAGTGTTTACGTAAAGTCCAGTTTAGAAGTCGATACAACGTCTGTGTTGTGATCTATTTTAACAAGAATAAATTGTGGGTATATCTAGCTCCTATATCTACTTCTGAATGGAACTTAGACAGTTTCTTACTATTTACGGTGAAACTAAAATTGAGATAATGATCCATCCACATTTACAAACACTGTCCTATATCCCATTTCGTATACCACGAGGCGATCGTTAACCATCAATTACTTACCAAGTTTAAACTGGCGTACTAAACTTTAATTCACACGTACCTTGTGAACTTCAGTGATGCTAATACCAGTGTACATATATCGATGTAGTGAGTTTAAAATAGTAATAGTTATTAAGAATCGTATGCTTAAATCTTTAAAATTTAGGGCTCTCAAAATGATCTTGTTCGTAATATATACGCTAAGATTTAAACTAgttcataaaataaatcaaaaatcaCGACATCGAGTCGGAAAGACTTTTGTATTACAATCATTTACGCATCTATCCACATAAAGCACTATTATACATGAAATTTTCTTCAAGTAGAAGGACATATATAAGTGATAAAAGGATTTAAAGTTGTTTACTGTCTTTGTTATACATTTATCACAATATTTACACTTCACCATTTGTAGGGAACGGATCATCTGACTGTAAGCTGGAAGATAGATGACGGAATTATGCAACATATTGATGTTTCCgaaaaagaaaaatcaaataGTTTTTCACTGGGAAAACTGTTAATTATTGGTGATGAAGAATTTGAAGACTTGGATGAAATTGTGGCACGTCATGTGCAACCAATGGCTTCTCTTGTTCGTGATGTAATGACCTACAAATATTACCGTGATTCTTCGGTAAGTTGGTTTCGCTAATATTTTACTTATTGGGAAGTGAATATGTATTCCAATAACTTCTTACAGAGACTTGTTTACTTAACTGTTCGAAACGCAAGAGGCACTCAACAGCTACTTTGTCTTGGTCTGATACTTCTTAACAATGCGCATCCATCATTGTATGTGGTTTTGAATTCAAGGTTTATGTGAGTGACAGCAAACGTGATATCATTTAACTACAGACGTAATCAAACAGCTATCATTTTCCATCTTCAGTCAATTCGCAGCATAAAGTGACTGTGATCTACTAATCTACTGTAGTGAGTGCGGATCTGTCTCACTctcatgcatatatatatcacgAGGTTATCATCAGAATATCCACAAAAATACCGCCCTAGTCCTTTTCACCTTACTATATTTATAATAAAGCTATCTTATTCTTCATTATACATTCGATTAATTATCACTTCATTATTTTATGAAGAACTGTTAAGAAACAATTTTTTCTCACTTGCTAATATAGGTTCTTccattgaaaattaaaaatgtaTCTACTGCTTAATTTCACTATTTCAGTTTAAGAAATTATTTGTCAGAGTCGGTTGTTGAATATCTTTACGGTGATCAACTTTCAGTTTTCAACGATATACTTATCTGTTTTggataaattcattattctgtCTATACGATGGCCAAATGTCATCATGGATAGTCGGTGAACATAAAAAATCAGAAATAACGAGATTTTGCATTATGTAAACTGTTATATGAATAGTTTTAGTAGTTTTTTCATTATCGAGCTAAAATTTACTCTACTGAGCAAATTGTATCATTAAGATTCGTCACTTAACCTTAGCTCCGCAAACTCAGGAGCCATGTACACGGTTGTGTTCGATTCTGTGGTCATTAATTGACTGACTCAGTTACCAGATTTGtgacttattatcattagtttCATGTATAGTCATTGTCCAACCAGTGAGGAGACCGATTTTGAGGTAAATAACGTCTTACTTAGTGTTTTCCACTAATATCAAACTTATATGTATATAACTTGCACACTATATCTACCTCAACATTTCTCCTATTCAtatattctgtttattttattctcaGGGTGGTGATCGTGCTCAATTAAATGCTCTACTTCAACATGAAAAGAGCCTTAATCCGGATCGCATCCCTTATTTTTTGAGTTCAACAAAAGAACGTCCCGGTTATTTCATTCTTGCTTATTTACCTAATAAGAATCCACATTTTGAATTATTTAGCATACGACCTGAAGGTTTCAAGTTTCGCCAGTTAATATTCCCAACTCTCGACCGAATGATTACTTGGTTCAAAGAACACTATAATGACGCTGTAAATTACTATCGCGGTTGAGTCGGTCTATTCTCAGGATGCTTTATTTCTAGTCTACATTTCTTTATTGCTGAATTCAATTTCACATAAATATTAACTTTTCTCAAAATCTTACTTAAAGCTTTGTCAATTTCCACTTCAAGTTTTTATTACGAATTATTAACACTTGTAAATATCCCTAAGCAATGTTCACAAGTTTCCACAATGTTACCGTATTGTTTTTTTAGTATATGtacaactgaataataatacGTACAAAGGAATTAAATGAACGAAGttgaatttatatattttgataCAAGATGTACTATTAACAAATATTCGTATTTTCCTTTAGAATTTTCGAACGTTAACTGATTGCTAGAATATTAAATATAACTGTAAACTACCGTGTTTCATGAAGACTAGGTATCTTTATCATTAAATGTTGATAATTGTATTACGAAGTCGCGATACATAATCTTCCCTTTTGATAAATCTGTTGCGGCTGCGAGCATCTCCTCTATTTCCTCTTTTGTAAATGGCTCTCCTAAAAATAAAGAGTACGACAACATTATCTTTACCAGAAGAAACCATATAAGATTCCAAAGCTTCAGCACTAAGAAATCCTTTCTTCTCTGAATCGAGAATTAAGAAGGCTTTCAATAATTCTTCTTCAGGTGCAGGTTCGAATCTGTAAGCGGGTCAATATATCAGTTACCTTACCTTTTCTGTTCCATTGCTTGCATCATCGCTGGAAGGAATTTTTCATAATTAATATAACCATTTGGTGGGTCGTTTTCTAACTTTTACTATAGCGTTCTGTATAGTTCAGAAACTAACCTCACGAACAAGTGATATCACTTCTGCTTCAGTTGGAACACCACCTAATGCTCTGATTACTGTCCCGAGTTCTCTAAAGTCTATTGTTTTGTTGCGTTCGTGGTCAAATAGATCAAAAATCTCCCTTATTCTCACCTCTAAATCACCTAAAACCGCAGTTTTTAGATTGTGGTGATGAATATAAGATTAAATTGCTTACCTCTGAACAattctgattattatttaaagCAATGACAAATGTTATCATGTTAAAGTTGTCAAAGCTCAATAGTGGGACAAAGACGATCTCAGTTCTATCGATAAACTCTTGTAGACCATGAACAACaaatattatgtaatcaaaTGGATCCTTTTTATACTGTGTGATCTATATCTTTCGTATACCCATTGATCCTGCagacatataaaaatatatttcagatCACCGAAAGAACGAATTATTAGTAATTTGCACAACCATATAAGTCTGACAAGATAGTTCATGATGCAATCAACCTTTAGGTGCAAATCTAGACTGATCTGACTGTTCCTCAGTGTAATACTGAATAATTGCCTCAGGTGTGACATTTTTTCGGTGTTATAATATGTATCATGACTATTCGTAAACGATTGCCTTTAAGATTTATGCAGATTACAAGTTTTCAATCTTGTACTTCTGACGCTTTTTTCACCTTTGAAACTGTTCCACCAACAATGTTGATACCAAAAATAAAAGCCTAGATAATGAAGTCACAGTGATCGTTCGTTTTTAAAACTTGGGTTGATTGAACCATATGATCAACACACCAAATAACCTACTCAAATAGATTAAGTTGACTGATGTAGAACCAAGAATCGTCAAATCGAGAAACGACTGCATTCCATGCACTTGCTGATTCTTGGGTTAAGCCATTCATAAAGACATGGGTCATCTAACTGGAATCATTTAGGTAGTAAGATAAATTGTAGATTTTAAATGTAcgaaataaaaatataagtaTTACTGTCGGCTGATGCCCAATGCTACAATTGCCTT
Above is a genomic segment from Schistosoma mansoni strain Puerto Rico chromosome 2, complete genome containing:
- a CDS encoding putative suppressor of ty, which encodes MSSLLDSEASEASELSDLDEDDIVKKKLDKRPALDDPDSSDSEEEEDLANEEEICRKEGEGWIVDEEEDEGGASEGSDGDDAEEIGDDGDKDDDDDALDDDDFQLIQENVGINLKKQKKRRLVLDDDDEADEDEVVSKKATYEEDRGREAIARQIFEDEDEEFDEDRVVRSKPTDFGVSVGDEEEEEDEDVHKDAALQQAQNIFGVDFDLSEFEAFRKSRVGGDDYSDESEYEYSDEEEGSKARRSKHRRAPSNMVMDDRVYELFDPSDLERAYYSQADERIRKTDVPERFQLRQVPVKYIDSCSATYTQDLQELSDEAEWIYRHAFKEDAEYKGGEGEQSEEQECDETNVEKANPVTTTIDPITGRSIRQRQARATASYEVAKRAGLGDLVQRFGLSASQFAENVQDQYLRHDVDQCPMLPIDAAGDFLSPQFPNSELALSAARYMLAFEISREPLVRKMMRQMFNLQAVISMRPTERGAKHIDESHPLFQIKYLSNKPVTDLMGNVLFLHIHNAERDKLVQYEIHVPTEQIRGLSLVDELQRFFYQDEFSSLVQAWNEQRNLVLKQAAEEFIFPGLVRELRQKLLNESQQAVLRMCAKKLFNYLRIGPYPPDGHHFHTSGDIDSRSSGAVWPKGARVLSLALKNEDDSRKSMVTAVQLDCNGEVVDFLHFHGLLVSRRAPEDMKKLKEEDMQRLSTFMVKHKPQVCVIGCDCRKALFLQEDIQNLVNELANERRLLRIHVELMETELSIVFALSSRASFDLPISYPLLLRQAISLGRRLQDPLFEFAQLVTIENEILGIRWHPLQDSLPRDMLLRALEIEFINRVNEVGVDVNRCLSHPHTAGVIQFISGLGPRKGLHMLKILKHKKTHLTNRMQLVTMIEFGPRVVINCAGFIKIDTSSVRDLDADDVDLLDSTRVHPESYDLAKKMAVDALEYDDTEECDPTVALEEIVHSPARLRELDLDAFAEELKRQEHGDKHITLYDIRKELNNRYRDYREAYQSANPESIFSMVTHETPETLHVGRLVECRVLSVATRRPRPEQLDNANPTKNEINGLWMCPFCQQDNFQLLNHVWSHFDNNECPGQPVGLRVQLDNGIDGFIPLKFMDSPDKLFERTQPGSLVQCRVTKIDITRFNVELTCKSAELKDERHIWRPRQDAFYDFEKEEKDLRSEAEAMAKAKAKTNPYMSRLIFHPYFKNISYDHLAAMEPELEPGAIIIRPSRKGTDHLTVSWKIDDGIMQHIDVSEKEKSNSFSLGKLLIIGDEEFEDLDEIVARHVQPMASLVRDVMTYKYYRDSSGGDRAQLNALLQHEKSLNPDRIPYFLSSTKERPGYFILAYLPNKNPHFELFSIRPEGFKFRQLIFPTLDRMITWFKEHYNDAVNYYRG